A window of the Candidatus Methylacidithermus pantelleriae genome harbors these coding sequences:
- the mdoH gene encoding glucans biosynthesis glucosyltransferase MdoH — translation MKNPPRLGEIAPDVLPFRRVSFFGTVAGFTFLGTWLFYRLLKPGGIHAREEILLFLFVLLFSQIAYGSALALFGFFQWLRGGDPLDLGSLVRLDKSPRLEGVATAVVMPIFNEPVGRVFAAIEKMFVSLREEGYEQSFDFFILSDSNDPAVWIEEEKAWFHLCQKLGAFGKIFYRKRRLMTHGKSGNIADFCRRWGRRYRYMIVLDADSIMTGKLLVRLVAAMEANPRAGIIQTAPKLVRGRSLFRRIQQFSFHLCAPLFFAGSHFWQLPGGTYWGHNAIIRLEPFMRHCDLPDLPGPGKLRLHIMSHDTVEAALMRKAGYQIWFAYAEDGSYEEGPTHWIESLGRDRRWCQGNLQHFWFLFAPSIPFSSRVHIYLGLMSYLSSPLWLVFILLSTWEAYRNQRFAVLSSLIDSYATLQLGHTGEKLLALTVTLLFLPKFLGMIRLFSLSSLYGGPLSIVVSSLLESLFWAIVAPVQMLFYTGFVGLALLGQKIPWRSPGRSESGGISWRDAWATFGPVSLVGACATIAVWHWIPFFFWVLSPIVFAWTLAVPVAWVTGSVRLGEVTRRLGLFLIPEELSPPKELLGLDVGLPVEGQSDGVVPYRWLAQVILDPYCHALHLLLLRRPKSGKEKLRARYGELARVLVQEGPEKLSARERWALLWDAETVARLHETIWTLPSDRLAPYWRMAIEAFQRKILQGLAASLSTSGKGIVAREQLKQRSSEE, via the coding sequence ATGAAGAATCCTCCTCGCTTGGGTGAAATCGCGCCGGACGTTCTTCCTTTTCGACGAGTAAGTTTCTTTGGAACGGTCGCCGGGTTCACGTTTCTTGGGACGTGGTTGTTTTATCGACTGTTAAAGCCCGGCGGGATCCATGCTCGAGAGGAAATTCTCCTTTTTCTCTTTGTTCTTTTGTTTTCTCAAATTGCCTATGGATCCGCCTTGGCTCTATTTGGTTTTTTCCAGTGGTTGCGCGGGGGGGATCCATTGGATCTTGGGTCGCTTGTGCGCCTAGACAAGAGTCCCCGTTTGGAAGGGGTCGCCACCGCGGTGGTGATGCCCATCTTTAATGAGCCGGTCGGGCGCGTCTTTGCTGCGATCGAGAAAATGTTTGTATCCCTTCGCGAGGAGGGCTATGAGCAATCCTTCGATTTTTTTATTCTCAGTGATTCCAATGATCCAGCTGTTTGGATCGAAGAGGAAAAGGCCTGGTTCCATCTATGCCAGAAGCTAGGCGCATTTGGGAAAATCTTTTATCGCAAGCGGCGACTGATGACCCATGGCAAAAGCGGAAATATTGCAGACTTCTGTCGCCGGTGGGGTCGTCGCTACCGCTACATGATCGTCTTGGACGCGGATAGCATTATGACGGGGAAATTATTGGTCCGCTTGGTAGCTGCGATGGAAGCGAATCCCCGAGCTGGGATCATCCAAACGGCTCCGAAACTCGTGCGAGGCCGTTCGCTTTTTCGACGCATTCAGCAGTTCTCGTTCCATCTGTGTGCCCCACTTTTTTTTGCCGGAAGCCACTTTTGGCAGCTGCCCGGAGGCACGTACTGGGGGCACAACGCAATCATTCGGCTGGAGCCTTTCATGCGGCACTGCGATTTGCCTGATCTCCCAGGACCAGGGAAGTTGCGTCTGCACATTATGAGCCACGATACGGTCGAGGCTGCTCTTATGAGGAAGGCGGGTTACCAAATTTGGTTTGCGTACGCCGAGGATGGATCCTACGAGGAGGGGCCTACCCATTGGATAGAAAGCCTGGGCAGGGATCGGAGGTGGTGCCAGGGAAATCTCCAACATTTTTGGTTCCTTTTTGCTCCTTCGATTCCCTTCTCGAGTCGTGTGCACATCTATTTGGGGCTTATGTCCTATTTGAGCTCCCCTCTATGGCTTGTCTTTATTCTTTTAAGCACATGGGAAGCGTACCGTAACCAGCGATTCGCTGTCTTAAGCTCGCTGATTGATAGCTACGCGACTCTGCAACTGGGCCACACGGGTGAAAAACTTCTTGCTCTTACGGTAACCTTGCTTTTTCTACCGAAGTTTCTTGGAATGATTCGATTATTTTCTTTGTCTTCTCTGTACGGGGGGCCCCTGTCCATTGTTGTAAGTAGCCTTTTGGAGTCTCTGTTTTGGGCGATTGTAGCCCCGGTGCAGATGCTGTTCTATACGGGATTTGTGGGGCTTGCCTTGCTGGGGCAGAAAATTCCATGGCGCAGTCCCGGCCGATCCGAATCTGGGGGGATTTCCTGGCGAGATGCTTGGGCAACGTTTGGGCCTGTGAGCCTTGTGGGGGCATGCGCCACGATAGCTGTATGGCATTGGATCCCTTTTTTCTTTTGGGTGCTTTCCCCCATTGTCTTTGCTTGGACATTGGCCGTGCCGGTTGCCTGGGTCACGGGGTCGGTTCGACTCGGTGAGGTCACCCGGCGTCTGGGGCTTTTTCTTATTCCGGAGGAGCTTTCTCCTCCGAAGGAGCTTTTGGGTCTGGACGTGGGCCTCCCGGTGGAAGGCCAATCAGATGGAGTCGTCCCCTACAGGTGGCTTGCTCAGGTCATTTTGGATCCTTACTGCCATGCTCTCCACTTGCTTCTTTTACGAAGACCCAAGAGCGGCAAGGAAAAGCTCCGAGCTCGGTATGGAGAACTTGCTCGCGTGCTCGTCCAGGAAGGTCCTGAAAAGCTAAGCGCTCGAGAGCGCTGGGCTCTTCTCTGGGACGCGGAAACCGTAGCCCGGCTGCACGAGACCATTTGGACCTTACCTTCAGACCGTTTGGCTCCTTACTGGAGGATGGCGATCGAGGCCTTTCAGAGAAAAATCCTCCAAGGCCTGGCTGCGAGTCTAAGTACCTCAGGGAAGGGAATTGTGGCCAGAGAACAGTTGAAACAGCGCT